Proteins encoded within one genomic window of Streptomyces profundus:
- a CDS encoding DoxX family protein, translating into MNVALWIVASLLAALFLFSGLMKLTQTREKMAASGYGFVEDVSDTFIRSIGVVEVLAAIGLILPAAVDIAPVFVPLAAVGVALLMVGAIVIHQRRKELQSVGLNTILLAAAVFVAWGRFGPHSF; encoded by the coding sequence ATGAACGTCGCTCTGTGGATCGTCGCTTCGCTGCTGGCCGCGCTCTTTCTGTTCAGTGGGCTGATGAAGCTGACCCAGACCAGAGAGAAGATGGCCGCCTCCGGCTATGGATTCGTCGAGGACGTCAGCGACACGTTCATCCGGTCCATCGGCGTCGTCGAGGTGCTGGCCGCGATCGGCCTCATCCTGCCGGCCGCCGTCGACATCGCGCCGGTCTTCGTGCCGCTGGCCGCCGTCGGGGTGGCGCTGCTGATGGTCGGCGCCATCGTCATCCACCAGCGCCGCAAGGAGCTCCAGTCCGTCGGGCTGAACACGATCCTGCTCGCCGCGGCCGTCTTCGTGGCGTGGGGCCGCTTCGGTCCCCACTCCTTCTGA
- the idi gene encoding isopentenyl-diphosphate Delta-isomerase gives MVARESQLVELVGADGAAAGSATVAEAHSAPGRLHRAFSVLLLDDRGRVLLQQRAAVKTRFALRWANACCGHPAPGQSVLEASEQRLFEEIGVRGVPLHDTGVYLYRAEDPETGRVEHEYDHVVVGRVPVDPRLSLDPAEVADIRWVAPDRLRLELDDRPQEFSPWLAGVLGVATEAAGRLPEAAALAHP, from the coding sequence ATGGTCGCAAGGGAATCGCAGCTGGTGGAGCTGGTCGGCGCGGACGGCGCGGCGGCGGGCTCCGCCACGGTCGCCGAGGCGCACAGCGCGCCCGGCCGGCTGCACCGCGCGTTCTCGGTGCTGCTGCTGGACGATCGGGGCCGCGTTCTGCTCCAGCAACGGGCCGCGGTGAAGACCCGGTTCGCGCTGCGGTGGGCCAACGCGTGCTGTGGTCATCCGGCGCCGGGGCAGAGCGTGCTGGAGGCGTCCGAGCAGCGGCTGTTCGAGGAGATCGGGGTGCGGGGCGTGCCGTTGCACGACACCGGCGTCTATCTCTATCGGGCGGAGGATCCGGAGACGGGCCGGGTCGAGCACGAGTACGACCATGTGGTGGTCGGCCGGGTGCCGGTGGATCCGCGGCTGAGCCTGGATCCGGCCGAGGTGGCGGACATCCGCTGGGTGGCGCCCGATCGGCTGCGTCTCGAACTGGACGACAGGCCGCAGGAGTTCTCGCCCTGGCTGGCCGGGGTCCTCGGGGTGGCGACGGAGGCCGCCGGCCGCCTCCCGGAGGCGGCGGCCCTCGCCCACCCGTAG
- the sigJ gene encoding RNA polymerase sigma factor SigJ has translation MSTQSEPVDGRLDPGLSAVLSERRQLINLGYRFLGSLADAEDVVQETYARWYALSREQQEAIASPGGWLTKVASRICLDVLGSARARRERYVGEWIPEPLPDRTEWINGRSAGAPADPADRVTLDESVNMAFLVLLESMTPAERVAFILHDVFHYSFAEVAEIVGRSPAACRQLASTGRRRVRTLRSSTTPTAQRADVVRNFKLAWEARDIEALIAVLDPRVTTVADGGGLVSAVLRPVEGGEPVARVFVGIAERAPGLTLLERTVNGQPGLVVRWAGATAAVLAFDVAGDRIRHVWAVRNPEKLRPWTS, from the coding sequence ATGAGCACGCAGTCGGAGCCGGTGGACGGCCGGCTCGATCCGGGCCTGAGCGCGGTCCTCAGCGAGCGCCGTCAACTGATCAACCTCGGCTATCGGTTCCTCGGCTCGCTGGCCGACGCCGAGGATGTGGTGCAGGAGACCTACGCCCGCTGGTACGCGCTCTCCAGGGAGCAGCAGGAGGCCATCGCCTCCCCCGGCGGCTGGCTGACCAAGGTGGCGAGCCGGATCTGCCTCGATGTGCTCGGCTCGGCGCGGGCCAGACGGGAGCGCTATGTCGGGGAGTGGATCCCGGAGCCGCTGCCCGACCGCACGGAGTGGATCAACGGCCGCTCGGCCGGCGCCCCGGCCGACCCCGCCGATCGCGTCACCCTCGACGAGTCGGTGAACATGGCCTTTCTCGTCCTGCTGGAGTCGATGACCCCGGCGGAGCGGGTGGCGTTCATCCTGCACGACGTCTTCCACTACTCCTTCGCCGAGGTGGCGGAGATCGTCGGCCGCTCGCCGGCGGCCTGCCGGCAGTTGGCCTCGACGGGCCGCCGCCGGGTCAGGACGCTGCGCTCGTCGACCACGCCGACGGCCCAACGCGCCGACGTGGTGCGGAACTTCAAGCTGGCCTGGGAGGCCAGGGACATCGAGGCCCTGATCGCCGTCCTCGATCCGAGGGTGACGACGGTGGCCGACGGCGGCGGCCTGGTCAGCGCCGTGCTGCGCCCCGTCGAGGGCGGCGAGCCGGTCGCGCGGGTCTTCGTCGGCATCGCCGAGCGGGCGCCGGGCCTCACGCTTCTGGAGCGCACCGTCAACGGCCAGCCGGGTCTTGTGGTCCGGTGGGCCGGGGCCACGGCGGCGGTGTTGGCGTTCGACGTGGCGGGCGACCGGATCAGACACGTCTGGGCCGTGCGCAACCCGGAGAAGCTCCGGCCCTGGACGAGTTGA
- a CDS encoding aromatic prenyltransferase, which yields MSETTELAAYYAAIEASARVLDVPCSRETVWPILTAYEHAIAAQPVIAFRVATGKRHVGELDCRFLMPPDDLDSAYSLAVESGLVPATDHPAGSLLAEVHERFPLDTSGIDFGVVGGFKKTWSFFPPDRLQKISDLAALPSMPPGLGENADYFSRFGLDDRVSVVGIDYRNHTMNVYFGELPDGCLSPENIRAMHRDIELPEPSERMIALGGQSFGLYATLRWDVPRIERISFSVMAPDPKDLPVRFDAKIEELVRNPPYGAPERNVVYVAMSATEGEYYKLQSYYRWQSQMTELMLLAEAEQDAAPEDAGAR from the coding sequence ATGTCCGAGACCACCGAGTTGGCGGCCTACTACGCCGCCATCGAGGCATCCGCCCGGGTGCTCGACGTTCCCTGTTCGCGTGAGACGGTCTGGCCGATCCTGACCGCGTACGAGCACGCCATCGCCGCCCAGCCGGTGATCGCCTTCCGGGTGGCCACCGGCAAGCGGCATGTGGGAGAGCTGGACTGCCGGTTCCTGATGCCTCCCGACGATCTGGACAGCGCCTACTCCCTCGCCGTGGAGAGCGGCCTCGTCCCGGCGACCGACCATCCGGCGGGCTCGCTGCTCGCCGAGGTCCACGAGCGGTTCCCGCTGGACACCTCCGGTATCGACTTCGGGGTCGTCGGCGGATTCAAGAAGACCTGGTCGTTCTTCCCTCCCGACCGGCTCCAGAAGATATCGGACCTCGCCGCCCTCCCCTCCATGCCGCCCGGGCTGGGCGAGAACGCCGACTACTTCAGCAGGTTCGGCCTCGACGACCGGGTGAGCGTGGTCGGGATCGACTACCGGAACCACACGATGAACGTCTACTTCGGCGAGCTGCCCGACGGCTGCCTGTCCCCGGAGAACATCCGGGCGATGCACCGGGACATCGAGCTGCCCGAGCCCAGCGAGCGGATGATCGCCCTCGGCGGGCAGTCGTTCGGGCTCTACGCCACCCTGCGCTGGGATGTGCCGAGGATCGAGCGGATCTCCTTCTCCGTGATGGCCCCCGATCCGAAGGATCTCCCGGTGCGGTTCGACGCGAAGATCGAGGAGTTGGTGAGGAATCCCCCGTATGGCGCGCCCGAGCGGAACGTGGTCTATGTCGCCATGTCAGCGACGGAGGGGGAGTATTACAAGCTCCAGTCCTACTACCGCTGGCAGTCCCAGATGACGGAGCTGATGCTGTTGGCCGAGGCGGAGCAGGACGCCGCCCCCGAGGACGCCGGCGCGCGTTAG
- the wrbA gene encoding NAD(P)H:quinone oxidoreductase — MASVNLSIIYYSATGTVYTLARAAAEAAEKAGATVRVRKVAETAPPEAIAANPAWGPHLEATADVELVGHDDLDWADAVLVGTPTRFGNPAAQLKAFLDSTGPLWFHGKLANKVYSAFTSSNTAHGGQESTILALSNVFYHWGGIIVPPGYTDPIQFKSGNPYGTSHVAGEGPPSEVALKAADHQARRVVETAAALKAGRAA, encoded by the coding sequence GTGGCATCCGTGAACCTCTCCATCATCTACTACAGCGCGACCGGCACCGTGTACACGCTGGCCAGGGCCGCCGCCGAGGCCGCCGAGAAGGCGGGCGCGACGGTGCGCGTGCGCAAGGTCGCCGAGACGGCGCCGCCGGAGGCGATCGCCGCCAACCCGGCCTGGGGGCCGCACCTGGAGGCCACCGCCGATGTCGAGCTCGTCGGCCACGACGACCTGGACTGGGCGGACGCGGTGCTGGTCGGCACCCCCACCCGGTTCGGGAACCCGGCCGCCCAGCTGAAGGCGTTCCTGGACAGCACCGGCCCCCTGTGGTTCCACGGGAAGCTCGCCAACAAGGTGTACTCGGCCTTCACTTCGAGCAACACCGCCCATGGCGGGCAGGAGTCCACCATTCTCGCGTTGAGCAATGTCTTCTATCACTGGGGCGGCATCATCGTGCCGCCCGGCTATACCGATCCCATCCAGTTCAAGTCGGGCAACCCCTACGGCACTTCCCATGTCGCCGGCGAGGGCCCGCCCTCCGAGGTGGCCCTGAAGGCGGCCGACCACCAGGCTCGCCGCGTCGTCGAGACCGCGGCGGCGCTCAAGGCCGGCCGCGCCGCCTGA
- a CDS encoding methyltransferase — protein sequence MTNNQPTPEAIMRLINGYWATGILGAAATHSLFTHLDGGADTADRLASLAGISERGAQTLLDGLVSLGLVELNDGRYANTAEASTFLVEGRPADLSSFAKLKLTHMGGMVDLPEVVRAGGPVRDAAVEVADNPHWAEVVPAIAAQSVPVARIAAETLGLAEAGEISILDVGGGSGIYSAIWLGLNPAARATQLDWGPINELATRLVAERGVGDRFTCVDGDFHATDFGTDAYDVAVYSHIAHQEGPEDNVAILSRLRSALRPGGTLVLCDYVVEDDRSGPPFPLIFASEMLLKSKQGGTWRRADYHAWLTKAGFEDISFQSTPSPATLVFAR from the coding sequence ATGACGAACAACCAGCCGACGCCCGAGGCGATTATGCGGCTCATCAACGGCTACTGGGCGACCGGCATCCTCGGCGCCGCGGCGACCCACTCGCTCTTCACCCATCTCGACGGCGGCGCGGACACGGCCGACCGGCTGGCGTCCCTGGCGGGCATATCCGAGCGCGGGGCGCAGACCCTCCTGGACGGGCTGGTCAGCCTGGGCCTGGTCGAGCTGAACGACGGCCGCTACGCCAACACCGCCGAGGCGTCGACGTTCCTGGTCGAGGGCCGGCCGGCCGACCTGAGCAGCTTCGCCAAGCTGAAGCTGACGCACATGGGCGGCATGGTGGACCTGCCCGAGGTGGTCAGGGCCGGCGGTCCGGTGCGGGACGCGGCGGTCGAGGTCGCCGACAACCCGCACTGGGCCGAGGTGGTGCCGGCCATCGCGGCGCAGTCGGTGCCGGTGGCGCGGATCGCCGCCGAGACCCTCGGGCTCGCCGAGGCCGGGGAGATCTCCATCCTCGACGTGGGCGGCGGCTCCGGCATCTACTCGGCGATCTGGCTGGGGCTCAACCCGGCCGCCCGCGCGACGCAACTCGACTGGGGCCCGATCAACGAGCTGGCCACGCGGCTGGTGGCCGAGCGCGGCGTGGGCGACCGATTCACCTGTGTGGACGGCGACTTCCACGCCACCGACTTCGGCACCGACGCCTACGACGTGGCGGTCTACTCCCATATCGCGCACCAGGAGGGGCCGGAGGACAACGTGGCGATCCTCAGCCGGTTGCGGAGCGCCCTTCGGCCGGGGGGCACCCTGGTGCTCTGCGACTACGTCGTCGAGGACGACAGGAGCGGCCCGCCCTTCCCGTTGATCTTCGCCTCGGAGATGTTGCTCAAGAGCAAGCAGGGCGGCACCTGGCGGCGGGCGGACTACCACGCCTGGCTCACCAAGGCCGGTTTCGAGGACATCTCGTTCCAGTCCACCCCTTCGCCGGCCACCCTGGTCTTCGCCCGCTAG
- a CDS encoding DegT/DnrJ/EryC1/StrS family aminotransferase — protein sequence MTTTQPIPLVHASLGDEELAAVAEVFASGWPAGQGPQGKALEAELAERYGVGGAVATSNCGVALHLALLALGVAPGDEVIVADYTFPAPAHAVHYVGGVPVFADVRADTGTVDPRAVADLVGPRTVGVIAVDTVGLPADYAELRAITERHGLFLVEDAACSVGATYQGVEAGGLAPVACLSFHGRKGATSGEGGALLTADPALAAHARVRSSFGIGSIFDQAKIVGLPIPEFTEIGYNYKLSDIAAAILRVQLRRIGELLERRSAVAARYGELLGDEELLTLPHVPADRTHAWQTYMVTLDPRVDRAALAADLRGQGIGCGHGTWASHLQPVYESKQRCPVSADLFERNFAIPMHAELNMDQVERVADALRGALTTHARPHQG from the coding sequence ATGACCACGACCCAGCCGATCCCGCTGGTGCACGCCAGCCTGGGCGACGAGGAACTGGCCGCCGTGGCCGAGGTGTTCGCCTCCGGCTGGCCGGCCGGGCAGGGCCCGCAGGGCAAGGCCCTGGAGGCCGAGCTGGCCGAACGGTACGGCGTCGGCGGCGCGGTCGCGACCAGCAACTGCGGCGTCGCGCTCCATCTGGCGCTGCTGGCGCTCGGCGTGGCGCCGGGCGACGAGGTGATCGTCGCCGACTACACCTTCCCCGCGCCGGCGCACGCGGTGCACTACGTCGGCGGCGTGCCGGTCTTCGCCGACGTGCGGGCCGACACCGGCACCGTCGACCCGCGGGCGGTGGCCGACCTGGTCGGCCCGCGCACGGTCGGGGTGATCGCGGTGGACACCGTCGGGCTGCCGGCCGACTACGCCGAACTGCGGGCGATCACCGAGCGCCACGGTCTCTTCCTCGTCGAGGACGCGGCCTGCTCGGTCGGCGCCACCTACCAGGGCGTGGAGGCCGGCGGTCTCGCGCCGGTCGCCTGTCTCTCCTTCCACGGCCGCAAGGGCGCGACCAGCGGCGAGGGGGGCGCGTTGCTCACCGCCGATCCGGCGCTCGCGGCGCACGCGCGGGTGCGGTCGTCCTTCGGCATCGGCAGCATCTTCGACCAGGCGAAGATCGTCGGCCTGCCGATCCCCGAGTTCACCGAGATCGGCTACAACTACAAGCTGTCGGATATCGCCGCCGCGATCCTGCGGGTGCAACTGCGGCGGATCGGCGAGCTGTTGGAGCGCCGCAGCGCGGTCGCCGCGCGCTATGGCGAGCTGCTCGGCGACGAGGAGCTCCTCACGCTGCCCCATGTGCCGGCGGACCGCACCCACGCCTGGCAGACCTACATGGTGACGCTGGACCCGCGCGTGGACCGGGCGGCGCTCGCCGCCGACCTGCGGGGCCAGGGCATCGGCTGCGGCCACGGCACCTGGGCGAGCCATCTCCAGCCCGTCTACGAGTCCAAGCAGCGGTGCCCGGTCTCCGCCGACCTCTTCGAGCGGAACTTCGCCATACCGATGCACGCCGAGCTGAACATGGACCAGGTCGAACGGGTCGCGGACGCGCTCCGTGGCGCCCTCACCACCCACGCGCGCCCGCACCAGGGCTGA
- a CDS encoding TetR/AcrR family transcriptional regulator codes for MTGNRDPGLRERKKRATREALRTAALRLALEHGPEQVRVDDIARAAGVSPRTYNNYFSSREEAIVAAVLADRDARVAGAVASAPAGIGLAEAVIEAVVAQYTDPPGHGREFLRLLANSPHLRACYADAASSLEEPLAEAIAARAPDAGGVRSRVLAAGVAAAVRVAVRAWITPAAEGLVVATGSLPDGLRAALAVLAPALDAAERPPR; via the coding sequence GAGCGGAAGAAGCGGGCCACCAGGGAGGCGCTGCGCACCGCCGCGCTGCGCCTGGCGCTGGAGCACGGCCCCGAACAGGTCCGCGTCGACGACATCGCCAGGGCCGCCGGCGTCTCGCCGAGGACGTACAACAACTACTTCTCCAGCCGCGAGGAGGCCATCGTCGCCGCCGTCCTCGCCGACCGGGACGCCCGTGTCGCGGGCGCCGTGGCGTCGGCGCCGGCCGGGATCGGCCTCGCCGAGGCGGTCATCGAGGCCGTGGTGGCGCAGTACACCGACCCCCCTGGCCACGGCCGGGAGTTCCTGCGGCTGCTCGCCAACAGCCCCCACCTCCGGGCCTGTTACGCGGATGCGGCGAGCTCGCTTGAGGAGCCGCTCGCCGAGGCGATCGCGGCGCGCGCGCCCGACGCGGGCGGGGTGCGGAGCCGGGTGCTCGCCGCCGGGGTGGCCGCCGCCGTCCGGGTCGCGGTGCGCGCCTGGATCACGCCGGCCGCCGAGGGGCTGGTGGTGGCCACCGGATCACTGCCCGACGGGCTGAGAGCGGCACTGGCCGTGCTCGCCCCCGCGCTCGACGCCGCCGAGCGGCCCCCGCGTTGA
- a CDS encoding cupin domain-containing protein, producing the protein MSGLILPPGQGRRLTTPTQDVTFKATESDGSAISIFEVVVPPGFDVGAHSHHHAQEFFYVLEGELDLLAFEPVKRTEEGWQDWESADGDRVVHAGPGSSMFVPSGTPHAFRNSTDEPARMLFQSFPSPDHELYFEEITKIFAAGAGLDPEAVEELRIRYDVSQITPLRYDPPAQVSAGTAARNGA; encoded by the coding sequence ATGAGCGGCCTCATTCTTCCGCCAGGTCAGGGACGACGCCTGACGACACCGACCCAGGACGTCACCTTCAAGGCCACCGAGTCGGACGGCTCCGCGATATCCATATTCGAGGTGGTCGTCCCGCCCGGGTTCGACGTGGGCGCGCACAGCCACCACCACGCGCAGGAGTTCTTCTACGTGCTCGAAGGCGAGTTGGACCTGCTGGCGTTCGAGCCGGTCAAGCGGACCGAGGAGGGCTGGCAGGACTGGGAGTCGGCCGACGGCGACCGGGTCGTCCACGCCGGCCCCGGCAGCAGCATGTTCGTGCCGTCGGGGACCCCGCACGCCTTCCGCAACTCCACGGACGAGCCGGCCCGGATGCTGTTCCAGAGCTTTCCCTCGCCCGACCACGAGCTGTACTTCGAGGAGATCACCAAGATCTTCGCCGCCGGCGCCGGTCTCGATCCGGAGGCCGTCGAGGAGCTGCGCATCCGCTACGACGTCAGCCAGATCACCCCGTTGCGCTACGACCCGCCGGCGCAGGTGAGCGCCGGTACCGCCGCGAGGAACGGAGCGTAG
- a CDS encoding class I adenylate-forming enzyme family protein, translating into MKGSLAYKSVQKRGLHIGLLPEMAAAVNPSTSLTLDHDLDVFPELGRRLTIARYAEAVAELAARLSAAGVRPDERVVIHKTANADIWMFAAATSRIGAVPVLLSPALDAATVGALLERVGRPSLLTDERKLDGLAEVPLAELTTRVITATGSRPGAVSVAELAGSPRVGPVVRPIDEAAVITHTSGTTGLPKLVVHTARTQGTRLIPQWRLLSLMRRKETVAIHIPFVHSRMVAAMALALLKEMPILLLNNPDPDSVAAQFVTHQPGFVEALPNSLMEWERLTEDQRRPFRSVKIFSSTFDAIHPRTMSQLLKSSDRRGAFFFQIYGQSEVGPAVGRAYFRSSAHKANGRCVGWAMPFGAAKVRVVSRDGQPPSERNPGFIEVGWPGLAKTYFAEQGRYDENRHGDWWRTGDVGYRTRFGCLHMLDREIDMIAGLRSSLEVEDSVLGALDELTELVVVPGPGGEPVPVICTVEDKPLDPERWRAAVAGFPQLADPVHIPESELPRTATLKVQRVELARRLKEQEAERA; encoded by the coding sequence ATGAAGGGCTCCCTGGCCTACAAATCGGTACAGAAGCGCGGTCTCCACATCGGACTACTGCCCGAGATGGCCGCGGCCGTCAACCCCTCGACATCGCTCACGCTCGATCACGATCTGGACGTCTTCCCCGAGTTGGGGCGGCGCCTGACCATCGCCAGGTACGCCGAGGCGGTGGCCGAGCTGGCCGCCCGGCTCTCGGCGGCCGGCGTCCGGCCGGACGAGCGGGTCGTGATCCACAAGACCGCCAACGCCGACATCTGGATGTTCGCCGCCGCGACATCCCGCATCGGCGCCGTGCCCGTGCTGCTGTCGCCCGCGCTGGACGCGGCGACGGTGGGCGCGCTGCTTGAGCGGGTGGGCCGGCCGAGCCTGCTGACCGACGAGCGCAAGCTCGACGGACTGGCCGAGGTGCCCCTGGCGGAGTTGACGACCCGGGTGATCACCGCGACCGGCAGCCGGCCCGGCGCCGTCTCCGTGGCCGAGCTGGCCGGCTCGCCACGGGTCGGGCCCGTGGTGCGGCCGATCGACGAGGCCGCCGTGATCACCCACACCTCCGGCACCACCGGGCTGCCCAAGCTGGTCGTGCACACGGCCAGGACCCAGGGCACCCGGCTCATACCCCAGTGGCGGCTGCTGTCGCTGATGCGGCGCAAGGAGACGGTGGCCATCCATATCCCCTTCGTGCACTCGCGCATGGTGGCGGCGATGGCCCTGGCGCTGCTCAAGGAGATGCCGATACTCCTGCTGAACAACCCGGATCCGGACAGCGTCGCCGCCCAGTTCGTCACCCACCAGCCGGGGTTCGTCGAGGCGCTGCCCAACTCGCTGATGGAGTGGGAGCGGCTCACGGAGGACCAGCGTCGGCCGTTCCGCTCGGTGAAGATCTTCAGCAGCACCTTCGACGCGATCCACCCCAGGACGATGAGCCAGCTGCTGAAGTCGTCCGACCGGCGGGGCGCGTTCTTCTTCCAGATCTACGGGCAGAGCGAGGTGGGCCCAGCCGTGGGCCGGGCCTACTTCCGGAGCTCGGCGCACAAGGCGAACGGTCGGTGCGTCGGCTGGGCGATGCCGTTCGGCGCGGCGAAGGTCCGGGTGGTCAGCCGGGACGGCCAGCCGCCGTCCGAGCGGAACCCCGGCTTCATCGAGGTCGGTTGGCCCGGCCTGGCGAAGACCTACTTCGCCGAGCAGGGCCGGTACGACGAGAACCGGCACGGCGACTGGTGGCGCACGGGGGATGTCGGCTACCGCACCAGATTCGGCTGCCTGCACATGCTCGACCGGGAGATCGACATGATCGCCGGGCTGCGCAGCTCCCTTGAGGTCGAGGACAGCGTGCTGGGCGCGCTGGACGAGCTCACCGAGCTGGTCGTGGTGCCGGGCCCGGGCGGCGAGCCGGTTCCGGTGATCTGCACGGTCGAGGACAAGCCGCTGGACCCGGAGCGCTGGCGCGCCGCGGTCGCCGGCTTCCCGCAGCTCGCCGACCCCGTCCATATTCCCGAGTCCGAACTCCCCCGCACCGCCACGCTGAAGGTCCAGCGGGTGGAGCTGGCCCGCCGGCTCAAGGAGCAAGAGGCCGAGCGCGCCTGA
- a CDS encoding nuclear transport factor 2 family protein, with amino-acid sequence MSTQLAIVKQYLEGVLKADKEQVLAHVTDDVVWEVVGRVKVQGKKALEGVVSNPVFAGPPTLTVDRWIEHGDTVIAKGAGSAVLAAGGQVEFFFCDVFTVTGGAISQVESYKVNREEPGSKGP; translated from the coding sequence ATGAGCACACAACTCGCCATCGTGAAGCAGTACTTGGAAGGTGTCCTCAAGGCCGACAAGGAGCAGGTCCTCGCCCATGTGACCGACGATGTCGTGTGGGAGGTCGTCGGCCGCGTCAAGGTCCAGGGGAAGAAGGCCCTGGAGGGCGTCGTCAGCAACCCGGTCTTCGCCGGCCCCCCCACGCTCACCGTCGACCGCTGGATCGAGCACGGGGACACCGTCATAGCGAAGGGCGCCGGCAGCGCCGTTCTCGCGGCCGGCGGCCAGGTCGAGTTCTTCTTCTGCGACGTCTTCACCGTCACGGGCGGCGCGATCAGCCAGGTGGAGAGCTACAAGGTCAACCGCGAGGAGCCCGGCTCCAAGGGCCCGTGA
- a CDS encoding type III polyketide synthase yields MPRLCKPSVSVPEYTITMEETLEFAERVHAGKPQLPLALRLIQNTGVKKRHLVQPIEQTLSHPGFEERNRVYEVESKNRCPQVIEEALANAEVTARDIDAIIYVSCTGFLMPSLTAWLINVMGFRSDTRQIPIAQLGCAAGGAAINRAHDFCLAYPGSNVLIVSCELCSLCYQPEDDGVGSLLSDGLFGDAVAAAVVRGHGGTGVALERNASYLIPNTEDWISYAVRSTGFHFQLDRRVPGTMEPLAPVMRDLATDHGWDVRNLDFYIVHAGGPRILDDLSKFLDVDRKMFRHSWATLTEYGNIASAVVLDALRRLFDEEPPMAGATGVVAGFGPGITAEMALGTWAVDAPGEAG; encoded by the coding sequence ATGCCAAGGCTATGCAAGCCGTCGGTGAGTGTGCCGGAATACACCATCACCATGGAAGAAACTCTGGAATTTGCCGAAAGAGTACACGCCGGAAAGCCGCAGCTCCCGCTGGCACTTCGCCTGATCCAGAACACCGGGGTGAAGAAGCGACACCTCGTCCAGCCCATCGAGCAGACGCTCAGCCACCCGGGCTTCGAGGAGCGCAACCGGGTCTACGAGGTCGAGTCCAAGAACCGCTGCCCCCAGGTCATCGAAGAGGCCCTGGCCAACGCCGAGGTGACCGCCAGGGACATCGACGCGATCATCTATGTGTCCTGCACCGGGTTCCTGATGCCGTCGCTGACGGCGTGGTTGATCAACGTCATGGGGTTCCGCTCCGACACCCGGCAGATCCCCATCGCCCAACTCGGCTGTGCCGCTGGCGGCGCGGCCATCAACCGGGCGCACGACTTCTGCCTGGCCTACCCCGGCAGCAACGTGCTGATCGTCTCCTGCGAACTGTGCTCGCTCTGCTACCAGCCCGAGGACGACGGGGTCGGTTCGCTGCTCTCCGACGGGCTGTTCGGTGACGCGGTCGCCGCCGCCGTCGTACGCGGCCACGGGGGCACCGGCGTCGCGCTGGAGCGCAACGCCTCCTATCTGATCCCGAACACCGAGGACTGGATCTCCTACGCGGTGCGGTCCACCGGCTTCCACTTCCAGCTGGACCGCCGCGTGCCGGGGACGATGGAGCCCCTCGCCCCGGTGATGCGGGATCTGGCGACCGACCACGGATGGGACGTCCGCAACCTCGACTTCTACATCGTGCACGCGGGCGGGCCACGCATCCTGGACGACCTGAGCAAGTTCCTCGACGTCGACCGGAAGATGTTCCGGCACAGCTGGGCGACGCTGACCGAGTACGGGAACATCGCCAGCGCCGTCGTGCTCGACGCGCTCCGCAGGCTCTTCGACGAGGAGCCCCCGATGGCGGGGGCCACCGGCGTGGTCGCCGGCTTCGGGCCCGGCATCACCGCCGAGATGGCGCTGGGCACCTGGGCCGTCGACGCGCCAGGCGAGGCCGGTTGA